A stretch of Cytophagales bacterium DNA encodes these proteins:
- a CDS encoding efflux RND transporter permease subunit: protein MLNHIIKFFLEKKLVTLLVAVSLITWGIATAPFNWESDTIPRDPVPVDAIPDIGENQQIVYTEWMGRSPQDMEDQVSYPLTTALLGIPGVKTIRSNSIFGLSSIYLIFEEGVEFYWSRSRILEKLNSLPSGTLPEGVQPALGPDATALGQIFWYTLEGRDEAGRPAGGWDPQELRSIQDFYIKYGLSSAAGVSEVASIGGYVKEYQVEIDPTAMKSYDVDVADIMNAVKKSNMDVGARTLEFNKAEYLVRGLGYIKNISDLEEAVVLARNNIPIRIKDVARVQLGPATRRGGLDKAGAEAVGAVVVARYGSNPLEVINSVKAKIEELAPGLPSKTLADGTVSKVTIVPFYDRTGLIKETLGTLEEALSLEVLISVIVVIILVINLRASILISSLLPIGVLMTFIAMRYFGVSANIVALSGIAIAIGVMVDVGVVFTENIIRHLQMPENKDLDSPGRLQVIYTATTEVASAVITALATTVISFIPVFALQAQEGKLFQPLAFTKTFALLAALFIGLVIIPAFAHWIFSLNFGKDKARKFWNLGLILLGIVIYFFIPWAGIVLAIMGVNNFFEDRWKGKWTWVPAYLNIAVVLLTVLYFLTKEWLPLGAGYSWFLNFLFVGLIIVMVLGILLTVVRYYTRILSWCLEHKWQFLTLPLVILVFGLLSWQGFDRAFGFVARGAHSVNWDVRESGFWASMSTTFPGVGKEFMPPLDEGSYLLMPTTMPHSGVQENIETIQLLDQLVTSIPEVEMTVGKWGRVASALDPAPISMFENVINYNPEYVLDEDGHRMRFRVNDEGHFELSNGETFEWQSEALAGFNSDLLIPASSGQYFRQWREHIQSPDDIWDEIVNMANIPGMTSAPKLQPIATRLVMLSTGMRAPMGMKIYGPDLESIEAVGFDMETFLKQIPGVKPSSVFADRVVGKPYLEIKINRPAIARYGLSVADMQMYIGVAVGGNAQTTTVEGRERYQVRVRYARELRDNPDDLINILIPTPTGVQVPLKELAELQYVRGPQNIKSEDTFLVGYVIFDKEDGYAEVDVVENAQAYLNEQIANGALQIPMGVSYKFAGNYENQIRATKRLSIVIPISLMAILLILYFQFGKLQPTLMVFSGVFVAFAGGFIFIWLYGQDWFLNFSLFGADMRDLFQVQTINLSVAVWVGFIALFGVATDDGVIMGTYLKQHLEREKPNSVEGVRAAVLHAGQQRVRPAMMTAATTVIALLPVLTSTGKGSDIMVPMAIPTFGGMIIQVITMFVVPVLYCMWQERQLKSNPES from the coding sequence ATGCTTAATCATATCATTAAATTTTTCTTAGAGAAGAAGCTGGTCACGTTGTTAGTGGCTGTTTCTCTCATCACATGGGGCATTGCCACGGCACCGTTTAATTGGGAATCAGATACGATCCCAAGAGATCCGGTACCCGTAGATGCGATCCCCGATATTGGTGAAAACCAACAAATTGTATACACGGAGTGGATGGGCCGCTCACCGCAGGATATGGAGGATCAGGTTTCGTATCCGCTAACCACTGCGCTACTAGGCATTCCTGGCGTGAAGACCATCCGAAGTAACTCCATTTTCGGGCTATCTAGTATCTACCTCATTTTCGAAGAAGGGGTCGAGTTCTATTGGAGCCGATCAAGAATACTAGAAAAGCTAAACTCACTTCCCTCCGGAACATTACCAGAGGGCGTTCAACCTGCGCTAGGCCCTGATGCTACGGCGTTGGGGCAAATTTTCTGGTACACGCTGGAAGGTCGTGATGAAGCAGGACGTCCAGCTGGTGGTTGGGATCCACAGGAATTGCGTTCCATCCAGGACTTTTATATCAAATATGGACTCTCTTCTGCAGCAGGTGTTTCGGAGGTAGCCTCTATCGGAGGGTATGTAAAAGAGTACCAGGTAGAGATAGATCCCACGGCCATGAAAAGCTATGATGTGGATGTGGCCGATATCATGAATGCTGTGAAGAAAAGCAACATGGATGTGGGTGCCAGGACGCTGGAGTTCAATAAGGCCGAATATCTAGTCAGAGGCCTGGGGTACATCAAGAATATCTCCGATCTGGAAGAAGCGGTGGTTCTGGCCAGGAACAATATACCCATACGCATCAAGGATGTGGCCAGGGTTCAACTGGGGCCAGCCACGCGTCGTGGGGGTCTGGATAAAGCCGGTGCGGAAGCAGTAGGTGCAGTAGTTGTTGCCCGGTATGGTTCCAATCCTCTGGAGGTAATCAATAGTGTGAAGGCCAAGATAGAGGAGCTTGCTCCCGGCTTACCTTCCAAAACACTGGCTGATGGTACGGTTTCCAAAGTCACGATCGTTCCTTTTTACGATCGCACTGGATTGATCAAGGAAACTCTCGGGACGCTAGAAGAAGCCTTGTCTCTGGAAGTGTTGATCAGTGTGATCGTGGTGATCATTCTGGTCATTAACCTGAGGGCGTCTATTCTGATCTCCAGTCTTCTACCTATTGGGGTATTGATGACTTTCATTGCCATGCGCTATTTTGGCGTGTCGGCCAATATCGTAGCACTATCGGGTATTGCGATTGCCATTGGTGTGATGGTGGATGTGGGTGTTGTGTTCACTGAGAACATCATTAGGCACCTTCAAATGCCCGAGAACAAAGACCTGGATTCACCGGGTCGACTTCAGGTCATTTATACGGCCACAACTGAAGTAGCTTCGGCTGTAATCACAGCGTTGGCAACTACGGTGATCAGTTTCATTCCTGTATTTGCCTTGCAGGCCCAAGAGGGGAAACTGTTTCAACCTTTAGCATTTACCAAGACGTTTGCGTTACTCGCTGCCCTGTTCATTGGGTTGGTGATCATTCCGGCTTTTGCACATTGGATCTTCTCTTTGAATTTCGGAAAAGACAAGGCTCGAAAGTTCTGGAACTTAGGACTGATCCTATTGGGCATTGTCATCTACTTCTTCATTCCCTGGGCTGGAATTGTATTAGCCATCATGGGTGTTAATAATTTCTTTGAAGACCGATGGAAAGGTAAATGGACGTGGGTTCCGGCTTATCTCAATATTGCGGTAGTCCTGCTCACGGTGCTGTACTTTCTCACCAAAGAGTGGTTGCCACTTGGAGCGGGTTACAGCTGGTTCCTGAACTTCCTGTTTGTAGGTTTGATCATTGTAATGGTGCTAGGGATTCTTCTCACAGTGGTCCGATACTACACCAGGATATTGAGCTGGTGCCTGGAACATAAATGGCAATTTCTTACGCTGCCTTTAGTGATCCTGGTCTTTGGTCTCCTTTCCTGGCAGGGGTTTGATCGGGCTTTCGGCTTTGTAGCCAGGGGAGCCCATTCGGTCAATTGGGATGTTCGGGAGTCTGGTTTCTGGGCTTCTATGAGCACGACCTTTCCGGGTGTGGGTAAAGAGTTTATGCCACCTCTGGACGAAGGTTCGTATTTGCTTATGCCGACCACCATGCCGCACTCTGGCGTTCAGGAAAACATCGAAACCATCCAGTTGCTGGATCAATTGGTGACATCTATTCCTGAGGTTGAAATGACCGTTGGGAAATGGGGACGCGTTGCTTCTGCGCTCGATCCTGCACCTATTTCCATGTTTGAAAATGTGATCAACTACAATCCGGAATATGTCCTGGATGAAGATGGCCACCGCATGCGATTCAGAGTTAATGACGAAGGGCATTTTGAATTGTCGAATGGTGAGACTTTCGAATGGCAAAGTGAAGCGTTAGCAGGTTTTAACTCGGACTTATTGATCCCGGCATCCAGTGGGCAATACTTTCGTCAATGGCGTGAGCACATTCAATCTCCCGATGACATTTGGGACGAGATTGTGAACATGGCCAACATCCCTGGCATGACCTCAGCGCCGAAGCTGCAGCCTATTGCCACACGGTTGGTGATGCTTTCAACGGGTATGAGAGCACCGATGGGAATGAAAATCTATGGTCCTGATCTGGAATCGATAGAAGCAGTCGGGTTTGACATGGAAACATTCTTAAAACAAATACCTGGTGTTAAACCAAGTTCGGTTTTTGCGGATCGCGTGGTTGGCAAGCCTTATCTGGAGATCAAAATCAATCGGCCAGCCATTGCTCGATACGGGTTGAGTGTTGCAGACATGCAGATGTATATCGGCGTAGCGGTCGGTGGTAATGCTCAGACCACTACCGTAGAAGGACGTGAGCGCTATCAGGTGAGGGTAAGATATGCCCGAGAACTTCGTGACAATCCTGATGACCTGATTAATATTCTAATTCCTACTCCCACGGGCGTGCAAGTGCCTTTGAAGGAACTGGCAGAATTGCAATATGTCCGTGGACCACAGAACATCAAGAGTGAAGATACCTTCCTGGTGGGCTATGTGATCTTCGATAAGGAAGATGGATATGCGGAGGTGGATGTAGTAGAAAATGCGCAAGCCTACCTCAATGAACAGATCGCCAATGGTGCATTGCAGATTCCAATGGGTGTAAGCTACAAGTTTGCTGGTAACTATGAAAACCAGATCCGAGCCACCAAAAGGTTGTCTATTGTGATCCCTATCAGCTTAATGGCCATTCTGCTCATTCTGTATTTTCAGTTTGGCAAGCTTCAACCCACATTGATGGTCTTTTCAGGGGTCTTTGTGGCCTTTGCCGGAGGGTTCATTTTCATCTGGCTATATGGTCAGGATTGGTTCCTGAATTTTTCACTCTTTGGTGCAGACATGCGTGACCTCTTCCAGGTACAGACCATTAATCTAAGTGTGGCTGTTTGGGTGGGATTCATAGCCTTGTTTGGTGTGGCTACTGACGATGGCGTGATCATGGGTACATATCTGAAGCAACACCTGGAGCGTGAAAAACCTAACTCCGTTGAGGGTGTGAGAGCTGCCGTATTGCATGCCGGTCAACAACGGGTAAGGCCTGCTATGATGACTGCAGCTACTACCGTAATTGCCTTGCTTCCCGTTCTGACTTCTACAGGTAAGGGATCGGATATCATGGTGCCCATGGCCATCCCTACGTTCGGGGGCATGATCATCCAGGTGATCACCATGTTCGTGGTGCCGGTCTTGTACTGCATGTGGCAGGAACGTCAACTAAAATCAAATCCAGAGTCATGA
- a CDS encoding DUF4396 domain-containing protein, with protein MFALKTAFGMSFISIVAMELAMTGTDFMIIGGKTAFDDIWYWLALVPALVVGFITPLPYNYYKLKKYNKACH; from the coding sequence ATGTTTGCTCTGAAAACTGCGTTTGGAATGTCTTTCATTTCCATAGTGGCCATGGAGCTGGCCATGACCGGAACGGATTTCATGATCATCGGAGGTAAGACAGCCTTTGATGACATTTGGTATTGGTTAGCGTTGGTTCCTGCTTTGGTAGTGGGTTTCATCACTCCTTTGCCTTACAATTATTACAAGTTGAAAAAGTACAATAAGGCTTGTCATTGA
- a CDS encoding metalloregulator ArsR/SmtB family transcription factor: MSTCIRVLADPVQIKQCKDELQELETPLNTLTKIFNLAGNAARFKILYLLFKEGEMCPCDLSDILEISVGGISQHLRKLKDGGIVKDKKVGQTVFYSIVENAQIIKPVLESLSKEKETVL; the protein is encoded by the coding sequence ATGAGCACCTGCATTAGAGTTCTGGCTGATCCCGTACAGATCAAACAATGTAAAGATGAGCTTCAAGAGCTCGAAACCCCACTCAACACCCTAACTAAGATTTTCAATCTGGCCGGCAATGCAGCCAGATTCAAGATTCTCTATCTCCTTTTCAAGGAAGGTGAAATGTGCCCATGTGACCTGAGCGACATCCTGGAAATCTCCGTGGGTGGAATTTCACAGCACCTCCGAAAACTCAAAGACGGAGGCATTGTTAAAGATAAGAAAGTGGGTCAAACTGTATTTTATTCTATTGTAGAAAATGCACAGATCATTAAACCCGTGCTTGAGAGCTTATCTAAAGAAAAAGAGACAGTTTTATGA
- the merTP gene encoding mercuric transport protein MerTP, giving the protein MSTSNTSSKSAGASLLAALVASLCCITPVFSLLAGVGSIAATFSWMEPFRPFLIMLTVGVLGFAWYQQLKPRTAEEIQCDCEEDQKPSFWQSKKFLSFVTAFAMLMLAFPSYAHVFYPDSPNQSSLPTYLLAQDTSKVHKIVLDVKGMTCAGCESHIKYEVGKLAGIQSVDASYAEGNASIEFLSSKVERAEIVAAINKTGYTVVEGQNNLAAVNTPDHLSFYKVPLICNAAPTIGCGSKAKPILQDFDNDANVQEAWLNRTGTVIAVVWLENAEFKARRQVVNSVFTKHQINASELLMTDYATNYDSFNQKEGWLRHSDVDQLSKEEAGIIAEQILQPIKKKTTLSATNESKLRNKATDTFYKFFLSYESTEELGDASAYKGRLTEIIAYGENLLGEGNMPSLNELWTACSSASKNCSHSDCSSTCKLLKKS; this is encoded by the coding sequence ATGAGTACTTCAAACACATCCTCAAAGAGTGCAGGAGCTAGTCTGTTGGCCGCTTTGGTAGCCTCTCTCTGTTGTATCACCCCAGTGTTTTCTTTGCTGGCTGGAGTTGGCAGTATTGCAGCCACATTTTCTTGGATGGAGCCTTTCCGTCCTTTTCTCATCATGTTAACCGTAGGAGTATTGGGATTTGCCTGGTATCAGCAATTAAAGCCCAGGACCGCAGAAGAAATCCAATGCGACTGTGAGGAAGATCAGAAACCAAGCTTTTGGCAGTCCAAGAAATTCCTGAGTTTCGTCACTGCTTTCGCCATGCTGATGCTTGCCTTTCCCAGTTACGCACATGTCTTTTATCCTGACAGCCCCAATCAAAGTTCATTACCTACCTATTTGTTAGCACAGGATACGTCCAAGGTCCACAAGATTGTATTGGACGTCAAAGGCATGACCTGCGCTGGCTGTGAGAGCCACATTAAATATGAAGTTGGTAAACTAGCAGGTATACAATCAGTAGATGCCTCTTATGCTGAGGGCAATGCTTCTATTGAATTTTTATCGTCGAAAGTTGAGCGAGCAGAGATTGTTGCAGCAATCAATAAAACCGGATATACCGTAGTGGAAGGACAAAACAATCTGGCGGCTGTAAACACCCCTGACCACCTATCATTTTACAAAGTTCCTCTGATCTGCAATGCAGCACCAACTATTGGATGTGGCAGCAAGGCTAAGCCCATTCTGCAGGATTTCGACAATGATGCGAACGTGCAGGAAGCTTGGTTAAACAGAACTGGAACCGTGATCGCTGTAGTCTGGCTTGAAAACGCTGAATTCAAAGCAAGAAGACAAGTAGTCAATTCGGTTTTCACCAAACACCAGATAAATGCCAGTGAACTGTTGATGACCGACTATGCTACCAACTATGACTCCTTTAATCAAAAAGAAGGGTGGCTAAGACATTCCGATGTGGACCAATTGAGTAAAGAGGAAGCTGGAATTATCGCAGAGCAAATCCTTCAACCTATCAAGAAGAAAACCACACTTTCAGCAACAAACGAAAGTAAGCTCAGGAATAAAGCGACTGATACGTTTTATAAATTCTTTCTCAGCTACGAGTCCACTGAAGAGCTTGGTGATGCCTCAGCCTATAAAGGCAGGTTAACTGAAATCATCGCTTATGGGGAGAACTTACTCGGAGAAGGCAATATGCCATCGCTGAATGAACTTTGGACGGCTTGCTCCTCTGCGTCTAAAAACTGCAGCCATTCGGATTGCAGCTCTACTTGCAAACTCCTAAAGAAGTCATAA
- a CDS encoding GDCCVxC domain-containing (seleno)protein → MPAEIILESTITCPKCGHQKEDTMPTDACQFFYECENCHEVLKPKAGDCCVYCSYGTEKCPPIQEGSGCCST, encoded by the coding sequence ATGCCTGCTGAAATCATTCTGGAATCTACGATTACCTGTCCAAAATGCGGACACCAAAAAGAAGACACCATGCCTACCGATGCTTGTCAATTCTTTTATGAATGCGAAAACTGCCATGAAGTCTTGAAACCTAAAGCAGGAGATTGTTGTGTTTACTGCTCTTACGGAACTGAAAAATGCCCTCCCATACAAGAAGGTTCGGGGTGTTGTAGCACATGA
- a CDS encoding glyoxalase superfamily protein: protein MEAQEIIPILRVFDYKKAIEFYVEWLGFEIDWEHKFHDDAPLYIQISRGGIVLHLSEHHGDASPGAKIFINCTGLKEYHKGLKKKQYKYNNPGLDKAPWKNLCMEVTDPFHNKLVFNEKRKPRK, encoded by the coding sequence ATGGAAGCACAAGAGATCATTCCAATTCTGAGGGTCTTTGATTACAAAAAGGCCATTGAATTCTATGTGGAATGGTTGGGATTTGAAATTGATTGGGAACACAAGTTCCATGATGATGCACCACTGTACATCCAGATATCCAGAGGAGGAATTGTACTCCATCTTTCGGAACATCACGGAGACGCTTCACCTGGAGCCAAGATTTTCATAAACTGCACTGGCCTGAAGGAATATCATAAAGGCCTCAAAAAGAAGCAATACAAATACAACAACCCTGGCCTCGATAAAGCTCCATGGAAAAATCTCTGCATGGAAGTAACCGACCCTTTTCACAACAAGCTCGTTTTTAACGAAAAGAGGAAACCCAGAAAATAA
- a CDS encoding cupin domain-containing protein: MKNSTLFFLLLNSLAVVAQNSEYRVSSYLTEGTKAPNTHYLGEAWLNAILHDEEGLDYNITKATFKANSTLDWHKHSSAQVLIIVGGEAYYQERGNEPVILKEGDIIKCEKDTEHWHSSTKFSDVTYLAIYGGGKPTEWTEVLTQEYYDEVAEKLKQ; this comes from the coding sequence ATGAAAAATTCCACACTCTTCTTTCTGCTTTTGAACTCTCTAGCAGTAGTTGCTCAAAACTCTGAATATCGCGTCTCTTCTTACTTAACAGAGGGCACCAAAGCGCCAAATACACACTACCTGGGAGAAGCCTGGTTAAATGCAATTCTGCACGATGAAGAGGGGTTGGACTACAACATTACAAAAGCAACTTTTAAGGCGAACTCTACATTAGACTGGCATAAACATAGTTCTGCGCAGGTCCTGATCATTGTGGGGGGAGAAGCTTATTATCAGGAGAGAGGAAATGAGCCTGTAATCCTTAAAGAAGGAGATATCATCAAATGTGAGAAAGACACGGAACACTGGCATTCTTCGACCAAGTTTAGCGATGTTACCTATTTGGCTATATATGGAGGGGGAAAACCTACCGAATGGACGGAGGTATTAACTCAGGAATACTATGATGAAGTGGCCGAAAAATTAAAGCAATAA
- a CDS encoding isoaspartyl peptidase/L-asparaginase has protein sequence MKPFAIAIHGGAGTVSKTKMTKWKIEAYQQILSRAYTVGYKTLEKGGSSLEAVAEAVLIMEDSSLFNAGKGSVFTNQGEFEMDAAIMDGRKLQAGAVAGVSQVKNPILLADCVMKKSKHVLISGEQALEYAKEQGLIIESKDYFYDEFRYKQWQRALQKDKVELDHDEEKFGTVGAVALDKKGNLAAATSTGGMVNKKYGRIGDSPLIGVGTYANNESCAISCTGHGEYFMRSVVAHDISARMLYQGQTLQQATHEVIMERMPAMGGRGGLIGVDKQGNVVLPFNTKGMYRGFKSYIGEEFVGIFE, from the coding sequence GTGAAACCATTTGCCATTGCGATTCATGGAGGAGCCGGAACGGTCTCCAAGACCAAAATGACCAAATGGAAGATTGAAGCGTACCAACAGATACTTTCGCGAGCTTACACGGTAGGATATAAGACACTCGAAAAAGGCGGTTCTTCCCTGGAAGCGGTTGCCGAGGCTGTATTGATCATGGAAGACTCTTCTTTGTTCAATGCGGGGAAAGGATCTGTTTTTACCAACCAGGGAGAATTTGAAATGGATGCGGCCATCATGGATGGTCGCAAACTTCAGGCGGGTGCCGTGGCTGGTGTTTCGCAAGTCAAGAATCCAATTTTGTTGGCGGATTGTGTGATGAAGAAGTCCAAGCACGTCCTGATCAGTGGTGAACAAGCTCTGGAGTATGCCAAAGAACAGGGCCTTATCATTGAATCAAAAGACTACTTCTACGATGAGTTCCGATACAAACAATGGCAACGTGCCTTACAAAAGGACAAAGTAGAACTGGATCACGATGAGGAGAAGTTTGGAACGGTTGGAGCCGTGGCCCTGGACAAAAAAGGGAACCTGGCCGCTGCTACTTCAACCGGAGGGATGGTAAATAAGAAATATGGCAGGATCGGCGATAGTCCATTGATCGGCGTGGGCACTTATGCCAATAATGAAAGTTGTGCCATTTCCTGCACCGGTCACGGAGAGTATTTCATGCGTTCGGTAGTTGCTCATGACATATCTGCCCGGATGCTATATCAGGGTCAAACCTTGCAGCAAGCTACTCATGAGGTGATCATGGAGCGAATGCCTGCGATGGGCGGACGAGGTGGTTTGATTGGAGTAGACAAGCAAGGAAATGTAGTCTTACCATTCAACACCAAAGGGATGTATCGTGGCTTCAAGAGCTATATCGGAGAGGAGTTCGTAGGGATATTTGAGTGA
- a CDS encoding DUF2141 domain-containing protein: MITLFVNLLLLNPFVTTPEATTLTIRFENIRFHEGHILVGVYKDEDSWSRRTPEREFIISKQDIKDGSLTVTLNDFEPGFYGLAFLDDENGNEIVDMGMIFPKEGFGFSNYYHCSISFPKFKDFIFNFPEKRDINVKFRYLKF, from the coding sequence ATGATCACCCTATTTGTCAATCTGCTGCTGCTAAATCCTTTTGTAACTACGCCAGAAGCAACCACACTGACCATTCGTTTTGAGAACATTCGCTTCCATGAGGGGCATATCCTTGTTGGCGTGTATAAAGATGAAGACAGCTGGTCGCGACGTACTCCTGAAAGAGAATTCATTATTTCAAAGCAGGATATCAAAGACGGATCTCTCACGGTAACACTCAACGATTTTGAGCCGGGATTTTATGGCCTGGCCTTTCTTGACGATGAAAATGGTAATGAGATCGTAGACATGGGCATGATTTTCCCCAAGGAAGGTTTTGGCTTTTCGAATTATTATCACTGCTCTATCTCTTTCCCAAAGTTCAAAGACTTCATTTTTAATTTCCCTGAAAAAAGGGACATCAACGTCAAATTTCGATACTTAAAATTCTAA
- the mgtE gene encoding magnesium transporter: MIIEKPWEIIKEQLVSPDPEVIKEFLEEMRSEDVAGIISHLEKEERVQLLHVLKPEEAAELIDEIPWQQAVKILEDMDAQETAAILQEMPSDDQADFLAEFETANQNAVLDEWQPDAVEEVKKLIQYDDHSAGGLMITEFLAFDESLTVGEVVKNLSDHAEKYERYNLQYIYVTSHDKFEGVLQMRDLLLRKRNTPLSDIVLRDAITVNDDDHLDELISFFDTHDFYGVPVVNQKRDLLGVVLRKDLREAETEQINYEHLETQGIVGGEELRTLPILTRAKRRLSWLSVNILLNIAAASVIAVYQDTLSAVIALAVFLPIISDMSGCSGNQAVAVSLRELSLGVIKPFELVRVLWQEATVGLINGLVLGTLIGLAAWIWKGNIYLGLVVGGALGINTLIAVSLGGAIPLILKRFNVDPALASGPLLTTITDMLGFFLALTFASTLMPYL, encoded by the coding sequence ATGATCATTGAAAAGCCCTGGGAAATCATCAAAGAACAACTTGTATCTCCTGATCCTGAAGTCATCAAGGAATTCCTGGAGGAAATGAGGTCAGAGGATGTAGCAGGAATAATAAGTCACCTGGAAAAAGAGGAGCGGGTCCAACTCCTACATGTATTGAAACCGGAAGAAGCCGCGGAATTGATCGATGAGATCCCCTGGCAGCAAGCGGTTAAAATCCTGGAAGATATGGATGCTCAGGAAACTGCTGCGATCCTGCAGGAAATGCCCAGTGATGATCAGGCAGACTTTCTTGCGGAGTTTGAGACTGCCAACCAAAATGCAGTCCTGGATGAGTGGCAACCAGATGCGGTGGAGGAAGTCAAAAAACTCATTCAGTATGACGATCACTCTGCGGGTGGATTAATGATCACGGAATTCCTGGCTTTTGATGAATCTCTGACTGTAGGCGAAGTGGTCAAAAACCTGAGTGACCATGCTGAGAAGTATGAACGCTACAACCTGCAATACATTTATGTGACTTCTCACGATAAGTTCGAGGGGGTTTTGCAGATGCGAGATCTCCTGCTTAGAAAACGGAATACTCCTCTTTCTGATATTGTGTTGCGGGATGCGATCACTGTGAATGATGACGATCACCTGGATGAATTGATTAGTTTTTTTGATACCCACGATTTCTATGGGGTGCCTGTTGTCAACCAAAAAAGAGACTTGCTAGGAGTGGTGTTACGGAAAGACCTACGTGAGGCAGAAACCGAACAAATCAACTACGAACATTTGGAAACACAAGGTATTGTCGGTGGGGAAGAGCTCAGGACGTTGCCGATACTTACAAGAGCCAAACGACGCTTGTCCTGGCTGAGTGTAAATATTTTACTAAACATTGCCGCAGCCAGTGTCATTGCTGTTTATCAGGATACGCTTTCAGCGGTTATTGCTCTGGCGGTGTTTCTACCCATCATTTCTGATATGAGTGGCTGTTCGGGAAATCAAGCCGTGGCGGTTAGTTTGCGTGAATTGTCCCTGGGGGTGATCAAGCCTTTTGAATTGGTAAGGGTATTGTGGCAAGAAGCTACTGTTGGTCTGATCAATGGTCTGGTACTCGGTACATTGATTGGATTGGCGGCCTGGATATGGAAGGGAAACATCTATCTTGGATTGGTTGTAGGTGGGGCGTTAGGAATCAATACGCTCATTGCTGTATCTCTGGGAGGAGCTATACCTTTGATCTTGAAGCGATTTAACGTGGATCCTGCATTGGCATCGGGCCCATTGCTGACGACTATCACAGACATGTTGGGTTTTTTCCTTGCATTGACATTTGCCAGTACACTCATGCCCTATCTGTAA
- a CDS encoding RNA polymerase sigma factor — MEQTLDRKELRKCSDEELISLIVDHSRADLFELIYDRYARKIYQKCLSFTKDDSEAMDVAHDIIVKLFTQLTKFSGKSKFSTWVYKVTYNCCVDYQAQKKKKLSISEELALEAGKSEPSDVPDDSELMELSIDTLEELMELLTPAEKSIILMKYQDGMSIKEIAVLTQAGESSVKMKLKRTKAKLIALYEKR; from the coding sequence ATGGAGCAGACATTGGACAGAAAAGAACTTAGGAAGTGCTCAGACGAGGAGCTCATAAGCCTGATTGTAGACCACAGTCGGGCTGATTTGTTTGAACTGATCTATGATCGGTATGCACGTAAGATCTATCAGAAGTGCCTGAGCTTTACGAAGGATGATTCAGAGGCGATGGATGTGGCTCATGATATTATCGTGAAACTTTTTACGCAATTGACGAAATTCAGTGGCAAATCCAAGTTCTCCACCTGGGTGTATAAGGTTACTTACAATTGCTGTGTAGACTACCAGGCACAGAAGAAAAAAAAGTTATCAATATCGGAGGAGTTGGCGCTCGAAGCTGGAAAATCGGAGCCTTCTGATGTTCCGGATGATAGTGAATTGATGGAGTTGAGTATCGATACACTCGAGGAGTTGATGGAGCTTTTGACTCCAGCAGAAAAGTCAATCATTCTGATGAAATACCAAGATGGCATGTCCATCAAGGAGATTGCTGTGCTCACTCAGGCTGGTGAGAGCTCCGTGAAAATGAAATTGAAAAGAACAAAAGCAAAGTTGATTGCACTTTATGAAAAACGATGA
- a CDS encoding DUF2391 family protein gives MEEKIEIKPSTDKRIGGYLHRVTPVANKSGEILNYVLRPLMVEFKLRDIFQVSVGSALLAIPVSFTEEAWQLAEQLPNANIIGITLFSLILTSIFIYFNFYRIAFKGHQFEFVKRVLGTYLISMAIVAIILTLIDKCPWGVDNVLAMKRIIIVAFPAAMSGTLSDSIK, from the coding sequence ATGGAAGAGAAGATTGAGATCAAACCTTCTACCGACAAGAGAATTGGTGGCTATCTACACCGCGTTACTCCCGTCGCCAATAAGTCCGGTGAAATACTGAACTACGTTCTCAGGCCTCTGATGGTAGAGTTCAAACTACGCGATATCTTCCAGGTTTCCGTAGGGTCTGCATTGTTAGCTATTCCTGTTTCTTTCACAGAAGAAGCCTGGCAATTGGCGGAGCAATTGCCGAATGCTAACATCATAGGTATCACCCTTTTTTCATTGATTCTCACGTCCATCTTTATCTACTTCAACTTTTATCGGATTGCCTTCAAAGGGCATCAATTTGAGTTTGTTAAACGTGTATTGGGTACCTACCTGATTTCCATGGCCATTGTTGCAATTATTCTAACGTTGATAGACAAGTGTCCCTGGGGAGTGGACAATGTATTGGCCATGAAAAGAATCATTATAGTGGCATTCCCTGCAGCAATGAGCGGTACACTTAGCGACTCCATCAAATAG